From one Mytilus edulis chromosome 1, xbMytEdul2.2, whole genome shotgun sequence genomic stretch:
- the LOC139482390 gene encoding traB domain-containing protein-like isoform X3 has protein sequence MEEDLERKRDMTENEGLLDGSGDHSVNDPQLSGIDSLTDSTAITESTVIIEGPDVSDDEAGNYDYSDDFEDDDGEDGSNDGEETDIEDNLEQQFTVCQKADPDLPSTVTVLDTGWGSKVFLIGTAHFSEESQNDVSKVIQRVQPNVVMVELCNSRVNILHLDEETLLEEAKNINFEKIRLSIQQSGLVQGVMHLLLLSMSAHLTKELGMAPGGEFRRAFNEAKLIPGCRLYLGDRPIQITLKRALASLSVWQKLRLAWYLITSKDPISKEEVEKCKQKDLLEQMLKEMTGEFPALSEVFVSERDVFLTHSLKNAALPLRSTEEPHELQPTTVVGVVGIGHMPGIIQNWPKEKHDLREITSIPKGSIVGKLFVWSFRLTFIGVLSYGCYKVYKWTFPYLYLSLSK, from the exons gAGATATGACTGAAAATGAAGGCCTATTAGATGGTTCAGGAGATCACAGTGTTAATGATCCACAACTGTCAGGCATTGACAGTTTAACAGACAGCACAGCGATAACAGAAAGTACAGTCATCATTGAAGGACCTGATGTGTCTGATGATGAAG CAGGTAACTATGACTACAGTGATGACTTTGAAGATGATGATGGAGAAGATGGCAGTAATGATGGAGAGGAAACTGACATTGAAGATAATTTAGAACAACAATTTACAGTCTGCCAAAAGGCTGACCCAGATCTTCCATCCACAGTCACTGTATTAGATACTGGTTGGGGCAGTAAAGTCTTTCTTATAGGAACTGCTCATTTTAGTGAGGAAAGCCAAAATGATGTATCTAAG gtGATACAGAGGGTCCAACCTAATGTAGTTATGGTAGAATTGTGTAACAGTAGAGTTAATATATTACATTTAGACGAAGAAACTTTATTGGAAGAAGCCAAAAACATTAACTTTGAAAAAATCAGATTATCCATACAGCAG AGTGGATTAGTTCAAGGAGTAATGCATTTGTTACTGCTAAGCATGTCTGCTCATTTAACTAAAGAATTGGGAATGGCTCCTGGTGGAGAATTTAGAAGAGCTTTTAATGAA GCTAAACTGATCCCAGGTTGTAGATTATATTTAGGAGACAGACCAATACAGATTACTCTTAAAAGGGCATTAGCTTCACTATCAGTGTGGCAGAAATTGAGATTAGCATGGTATCTTATCACATCCAAAGATCCAATCAG caaAGAAGAAGTAGAGAAATGTAAGCAGAAAGATTTGCTAGAACAAATGTTGAAAGAAATGACAGGGGAATTCCCTGCCTTGTCAGAAGTTTTTGTTTCAGAAAGAGATGTATTTTTGACCCACTCACTGAAAAATGCCGCTTTGCCTTTAAGATCCACAGAAGAACCACATG AGTTACAGCCAACAACAGTTGTAGGTGTAGTGGGAATAGGACATATGCCTGGTATTATCCAAAACTGGCcaaaagaaaaacatgatctAAGAGAAATTACTAG catACCAAAAGGATCCATTGTAGGAAAACTTTTTGTTTGGAGCTTCCGATTGACTTTTATAGGAGTTTTATCTTATGGGTGCTACAAAGTGTATAAATGGACATTTCCGTATTTATATCTAAGTcttagtaaataa
- the LOC139482390 gene encoding traB domain-containing protein-like isoform X5 yields the protein MTENEGLLDGSGDHSVNDPQLSGIDSLTDSTAITESTVIIEGPDVSDDEAGNYDYSDDFEDDDGEDGSNDGEETDIEDNLEQQFTVCQKADPDLPSTVTVLDTGWGSKVFLIGTAHFSEESQNDVSKVIQRVQPNVVMVELCNSRVNILHLDEETLLEEAKNINFEKIRLSIQQSGLVQGVMHLLLLSMSAHLTKELGMAPGGEFRRAFNEAKLIPGCRLYLGDRPIQITLKRALASLSVWQKLRLAWYLITSKDPISKEEVEKCKQKDLLEQMLKEMTGEFPALSEVFVSERDVFLTHSLKNAALPLRSTEEPHELQPTTVVGVVGIGHMPGIIQNWPKEKHDLREITSIPKGSIVGKLFVWSFRLTFIGVLSYGCYKVYKWTFPYLYLSLSK from the exons ATGACTGAAAATGAAGGCCTATTAGATGGTTCAGGAGATCACAGTGTTAATGATCCACAACTGTCAGGCATTGACAGTTTAACAGACAGCACAGCGATAACAGAAAGTACAGTCATCATTGAAGGACCTGATGTGTCTGATGATGAAG CAGGTAACTATGACTACAGTGATGACTTTGAAGATGATGATGGAGAAGATGGCAGTAATGATGGAGAGGAAACTGACATTGAAGATAATTTAGAACAACAATTTACAGTCTGCCAAAAGGCTGACCCAGATCTTCCATCCACAGTCACTGTATTAGATACTGGTTGGGGCAGTAAAGTCTTTCTTATAGGAACTGCTCATTTTAGTGAGGAAAGCCAAAATGATGTATCTAAG gtGATACAGAGGGTCCAACCTAATGTAGTTATGGTAGAATTGTGTAACAGTAGAGTTAATATATTACATTTAGACGAAGAAACTTTATTGGAAGAAGCCAAAAACATTAACTTTGAAAAAATCAGATTATCCATACAGCAG AGTGGATTAGTTCAAGGAGTAATGCATTTGTTACTGCTAAGCATGTCTGCTCATTTAACTAAAGAATTGGGAATGGCTCCTGGTGGAGAATTTAGAAGAGCTTTTAATGAA GCTAAACTGATCCCAGGTTGTAGATTATATTTAGGAGACAGACCAATACAGATTACTCTTAAAAGGGCATTAGCTTCACTATCAGTGTGGCAGAAATTGAGATTAGCATGGTATCTTATCACATCCAAAGATCCAATCAG caaAGAAGAAGTAGAGAAATGTAAGCAGAAAGATTTGCTAGAACAAATGTTGAAAGAAATGACAGGGGAATTCCCTGCCTTGTCAGAAGTTTTTGTTTCAGAAAGAGATGTATTTTTGACCCACTCACTGAAAAATGCCGCTTTGCCTTTAAGATCCACAGAAGAACCACATG AGTTACAGCCAACAACAGTTGTAGGTGTAGTGGGAATAGGACATATGCCTGGTATTATCCAAAACTGGCcaaaagaaaaacatgatctAAGAGAAATTACTAG catACCAAAAGGATCCATTGTAGGAAAACTTTTTGTTTGGAGCTTCCGATTGACTTTTATAGGAGTTTTATCTTATGGGTGCTACAAAGTGTATAAATGGACATTTCCGTATTTATATCTAAGTcttagtaaataa
- the LOC139512369 gene encoding uncharacterized protein, which produces MNIDIESDNKDVNDMVLAAKGNRWEEVCNILDRKSYLINCIPENRAWSALHQAVFWNNSTIVTKLLGYEACDAIIKSKQCRDKMIAPSSTATDLAKLKGYDNIRQLLTKNIENHRSRRFGDVPRFVTKKCGQQIAEMGFPLFALEVVMYKTTLLNPDANIKNHSVELMKQIFDDEKDTWPKIEVKLYQALYGHCKASAEEIRDPHAKDEATFFKKLIEFYTGNLVYKQVNKALGREFQDGYKPAADDLALGLYALLLDITITFWAKLEKFEDETYRGVDVDVTNKYKPGQEIMFTTMVSCTRSQSIAEHFRRNSGTLFKFDNSKDSSNRPRNIETHSSHNEQECLYTLGTSFKVHKVNEDTKTVELILL; this is translated from the coding sequence ATGAATATTGACATAGAAAGTGATAACAAGGATGTCAATGACATGGTGCTGGCAGCAAAAGGCAACCGTTGGGAGGAAGTATGTAATATTCTCGATAGAAAGTCTTACCTGATAAACTGTATTCCAGAAAACAGAGCTTGGTCAGCACTTCATCAAGCTGTGTTTTGGAACAATAGCACCATAGTTACCAAACTGCTTGGATATGAAGCATGTGATGCAAtcataaaatcaaaacaatgtcGGGATAAAATGATTGCACCAAGCTCGACCGCAACAGACCTTGCCAAGCTTAAAGGTTACGACAACATTAGACAGCTTCTgaccaaaaatattgaaaatcaccGGTCTAGAAGGTTTGGAGATGTTCCACgatttgtaacaaaaaaatgTGGGCAGCAAATTGCTGAAATGGGGTTTCCTCTTTTTGCTTTGGAGGTTGTCATGTACAAAACTACACTACTTAATCctgatgcaaatattaaaaatcattcaGTCGAACTAATGAAACAAATATTTGATGATGAAAAGGACACTTGGCCCAAAATTGAAGTAAAACTGTACCAAGCTTTGTACGGTCATTGTAAAGCGTCCGCTGAGGAGATTCGAGATCCTCATGCTAAGGACGAAGCAACATTTTTCAAGAAACTCATCGAATTTTACACTGGTAACCTTGTGTATAAACAAGTAAACAAAGCATTAGGGAGGGAATTTCAGGATGGATACAAACCAGCTGCAGATGATTTAGCTTTGGGTCTTTATGCACTATTGCTTGATATAACCATTACGTTCTGGGCAAAATTGGAGAAATTTGAAGATGAAACATACAGAGGAGTTGATGTAGATGTCACTAACAAATACAAACCTGGACAAGAGATAATGTTTACTACCATGGTGTCTTGCACTCGAAGCCAAAGTATAGCGGAGCATTTTCGACGCAATAGTGGTACCctgtttaaatttgacaattcAAAAGATTCTTCTAATCGCCCCAGAAACATTGAGACGCATTCTTCTCACAATGAGCAAGAGTGCTTGTACACTCTTGGTACTTCATTTAAGGTTCATAAAGTTAACGAAGACACAAAAACTGTAGAACTAATTCTGTTGTAA
- the LOC139482390 gene encoding traB domain-containing protein-like isoform X2 encodes MEEDLERKSKISTNIANSGDMTENEGLLDGSGDHSVNDPQLSGIDSLTDSTAITESTVIIEGPDVSDDEGNYDYSDDFEDDDGEDGSNDGEETDIEDNLEQQFTVCQKADPDLPSTVTVLDTGWGSKVFLIGTAHFSEESQNDVSKVIQRVQPNVVMVELCNSRVNILHLDEETLLEEAKNINFEKIRLSIQQSGLVQGVMHLLLLSMSAHLTKELGMAPGGEFRRAFNEAKLIPGCRLYLGDRPIQITLKRALASLSVWQKLRLAWYLITSKDPISKEEVEKCKQKDLLEQMLKEMTGEFPALSEVFVSERDVFLTHSLKNAALPLRSTEEPHELQPTTVVGVVGIGHMPGIIQNWPKEKHDLREITSIPKGSIVGKLFVWSFRLTFIGVLSYGCYKVYKWTFPYLYLSLSK; translated from the exons gAGATATGACTGAAAATGAAGGCCTATTAGATGGTTCAGGAGATCACAGTGTTAATGATCCACAACTGTCAGGCATTGACAGTTTAACAGACAGCACAGCGATAACAGAAAGTACAGTCATCATTGAAGGACCTGATGTGTCTGATGATGAAG GTAACTATGACTACAGTGATGACTTTGAAGATGATGATGGAGAAGATGGCAGTAATGATGGAGAGGAAACTGACATTGAAGATAATTTAGAACAACAATTTACAGTCTGCCAAAAGGCTGACCCAGATCTTCCATCCACAGTCACTGTATTAGATACTGGTTGGGGCAGTAAAGTCTTTCTTATAGGAACTGCTCATTTTAGTGAGGAAAGCCAAAATGATGTATCTAAG gtGATACAGAGGGTCCAACCTAATGTAGTTATGGTAGAATTGTGTAACAGTAGAGTTAATATATTACATTTAGACGAAGAAACTTTATTGGAAGAAGCCAAAAACATTAACTTTGAAAAAATCAGATTATCCATACAGCAG AGTGGATTAGTTCAAGGAGTAATGCATTTGTTACTGCTAAGCATGTCTGCTCATTTAACTAAAGAATTGGGAATGGCTCCTGGTGGAGAATTTAGAAGAGCTTTTAATGAA GCTAAACTGATCCCAGGTTGTAGATTATATTTAGGAGACAGACCAATACAGATTACTCTTAAAAGGGCATTAGCTTCACTATCAGTGTGGCAGAAATTGAGATTAGCATGGTATCTTATCACATCCAAAGATCCAATCAG caaAGAAGAAGTAGAGAAATGTAAGCAGAAAGATTTGCTAGAACAAATGTTGAAAGAAATGACAGGGGAATTCCCTGCCTTGTCAGAAGTTTTTGTTTCAGAAAGAGATGTATTTTTGACCCACTCACTGAAAAATGCCGCTTTGCCTTTAAGATCCACAGAAGAACCACATG AGTTACAGCCAACAACAGTTGTAGGTGTAGTGGGAATAGGACATATGCCTGGTATTATCCAAAACTGGCcaaaagaaaaacatgatctAAGAGAAATTACTAG catACCAAAAGGATCCATTGTAGGAAAACTTTTTGTTTGGAGCTTCCGATTGACTTTTATAGGAGTTTTATCTTATGGGTGCTACAAAGTGTATAAATGGACATTTCCGTATTTATATCTAAGTcttagtaaataa
- the LOC139482390 gene encoding traB domain-containing protein-like isoform X1, producing the protein MEEDLERKSKISTNIANSGDMTENEGLLDGSGDHSVNDPQLSGIDSLTDSTAITESTVIIEGPDVSDDEAGNYDYSDDFEDDDGEDGSNDGEETDIEDNLEQQFTVCQKADPDLPSTVTVLDTGWGSKVFLIGTAHFSEESQNDVSKVIQRVQPNVVMVELCNSRVNILHLDEETLLEEAKNINFEKIRLSIQQSGLVQGVMHLLLLSMSAHLTKELGMAPGGEFRRAFNEAKLIPGCRLYLGDRPIQITLKRALASLSVWQKLRLAWYLITSKDPISKEEVEKCKQKDLLEQMLKEMTGEFPALSEVFVSERDVFLTHSLKNAALPLRSTEEPHELQPTTVVGVVGIGHMPGIIQNWPKEKHDLREITSIPKGSIVGKLFVWSFRLTFIGVLSYGCYKVYKWTFPYLYLSLSK; encoded by the exons gAGATATGACTGAAAATGAAGGCCTATTAGATGGTTCAGGAGATCACAGTGTTAATGATCCACAACTGTCAGGCATTGACAGTTTAACAGACAGCACAGCGATAACAGAAAGTACAGTCATCATTGAAGGACCTGATGTGTCTGATGATGAAG CAGGTAACTATGACTACAGTGATGACTTTGAAGATGATGATGGAGAAGATGGCAGTAATGATGGAGAGGAAACTGACATTGAAGATAATTTAGAACAACAATTTACAGTCTGCCAAAAGGCTGACCCAGATCTTCCATCCACAGTCACTGTATTAGATACTGGTTGGGGCAGTAAAGTCTTTCTTATAGGAACTGCTCATTTTAGTGAGGAAAGCCAAAATGATGTATCTAAG gtGATACAGAGGGTCCAACCTAATGTAGTTATGGTAGAATTGTGTAACAGTAGAGTTAATATATTACATTTAGACGAAGAAACTTTATTGGAAGAAGCCAAAAACATTAACTTTGAAAAAATCAGATTATCCATACAGCAG AGTGGATTAGTTCAAGGAGTAATGCATTTGTTACTGCTAAGCATGTCTGCTCATTTAACTAAAGAATTGGGAATGGCTCCTGGTGGAGAATTTAGAAGAGCTTTTAATGAA GCTAAACTGATCCCAGGTTGTAGATTATATTTAGGAGACAGACCAATACAGATTACTCTTAAAAGGGCATTAGCTTCACTATCAGTGTGGCAGAAATTGAGATTAGCATGGTATCTTATCACATCCAAAGATCCAATCAG caaAGAAGAAGTAGAGAAATGTAAGCAGAAAGATTTGCTAGAACAAATGTTGAAAGAAATGACAGGGGAATTCCCTGCCTTGTCAGAAGTTTTTGTTTCAGAAAGAGATGTATTTTTGACCCACTCACTGAAAAATGCCGCTTTGCCTTTAAGATCCACAGAAGAACCACATG AGTTACAGCCAACAACAGTTGTAGGTGTAGTGGGAATAGGACATATGCCTGGTATTATCCAAAACTGGCcaaaagaaaaacatgatctAAGAGAAATTACTAG catACCAAAAGGATCCATTGTAGGAAAACTTTTTGTTTGGAGCTTCCGATTGACTTTTATAGGAGTTTTATCTTATGGGTGCTACAAAGTGTATAAATGGACATTTCCGTATTTATATCTAAGTcttagtaaataa
- the LOC139482390 gene encoding traB domain-containing protein-like isoform X4, with product MEEDLERKRDMTENEGLLDGSGDHSVNDPQLSGIDSLTDSTAITESTVIIEGPDVSDDEGNYDYSDDFEDDDGEDGSNDGEETDIEDNLEQQFTVCQKADPDLPSTVTVLDTGWGSKVFLIGTAHFSEESQNDVSKVIQRVQPNVVMVELCNSRVNILHLDEETLLEEAKNINFEKIRLSIQQSGLVQGVMHLLLLSMSAHLTKELGMAPGGEFRRAFNEAKLIPGCRLYLGDRPIQITLKRALASLSVWQKLRLAWYLITSKDPISKEEVEKCKQKDLLEQMLKEMTGEFPALSEVFVSERDVFLTHSLKNAALPLRSTEEPHELQPTTVVGVVGIGHMPGIIQNWPKEKHDLREITSIPKGSIVGKLFVWSFRLTFIGVLSYGCYKVYKWTFPYLYLSLSK from the exons gAGATATGACTGAAAATGAAGGCCTATTAGATGGTTCAGGAGATCACAGTGTTAATGATCCACAACTGTCAGGCATTGACAGTTTAACAGACAGCACAGCGATAACAGAAAGTACAGTCATCATTGAAGGACCTGATGTGTCTGATGATGAAG GTAACTATGACTACAGTGATGACTTTGAAGATGATGATGGAGAAGATGGCAGTAATGATGGAGAGGAAACTGACATTGAAGATAATTTAGAACAACAATTTACAGTCTGCCAAAAGGCTGACCCAGATCTTCCATCCACAGTCACTGTATTAGATACTGGTTGGGGCAGTAAAGTCTTTCTTATAGGAACTGCTCATTTTAGTGAGGAAAGCCAAAATGATGTATCTAAG gtGATACAGAGGGTCCAACCTAATGTAGTTATGGTAGAATTGTGTAACAGTAGAGTTAATATATTACATTTAGACGAAGAAACTTTATTGGAAGAAGCCAAAAACATTAACTTTGAAAAAATCAGATTATCCATACAGCAG AGTGGATTAGTTCAAGGAGTAATGCATTTGTTACTGCTAAGCATGTCTGCTCATTTAACTAAAGAATTGGGAATGGCTCCTGGTGGAGAATTTAGAAGAGCTTTTAATGAA GCTAAACTGATCCCAGGTTGTAGATTATATTTAGGAGACAGACCAATACAGATTACTCTTAAAAGGGCATTAGCTTCACTATCAGTGTGGCAGAAATTGAGATTAGCATGGTATCTTATCACATCCAAAGATCCAATCAG caaAGAAGAAGTAGAGAAATGTAAGCAGAAAGATTTGCTAGAACAAATGTTGAAAGAAATGACAGGGGAATTCCCTGCCTTGTCAGAAGTTTTTGTTTCAGAAAGAGATGTATTTTTGACCCACTCACTGAAAAATGCCGCTTTGCCTTTAAGATCCACAGAAGAACCACATG AGTTACAGCCAACAACAGTTGTAGGTGTAGTGGGAATAGGACATATGCCTGGTATTATCCAAAACTGGCcaaaagaaaaacatgatctAAGAGAAATTACTAG catACCAAAAGGATCCATTGTAGGAAAACTTTTTGTTTGGAGCTTCCGATTGACTTTTATAGGAGTTTTATCTTATGGGTGCTACAAAGTGTATAAATGGACATTTCCGTATTTATATCTAAGTcttagtaaataa